Proteins encoded within one genomic window of Saccharopolyspora pogona:
- a CDS encoding DUF4231 domain-containing protein, which yields MTQSADGLNEYREKVKEYELAANSLSHLKSTQRAYWGMIIAGGLLALLLGYSVIIGLWREKPLITQYVGLILVVLIMVLGGWLAWRNSPEVTEQNLNLRNLAHDKQTLAAKLPLDTPEALRIYRESALDWIDHYRTRATRSRRINNLFQGIIIVASAVASTATAITGEFPPMRWAATVLSATVTVSAGLTAYFKFRERGHGLQTTADELEKHYTAAQFKLDDFANDKDEQARLERFARYAERLKEEQRKRELQLEQSPERSGDRN from the coding sequence ATGACGCAATCAGCCGACGGCCTAAATGAATACAGAGAAAAAGTTAAAGAGTACGAACTCGCCGCAAACAGCCTTTCTCATCTTAAGTCCACCCAGCGTGCATACTGGGGAATGATAATCGCCGGCGGACTACTTGCATTGCTTCTCGGCTACTCCGTCATTATAGGACTCTGGCGCGAAAAGCCATTGATAACCCAGTACGTCGGGCTAATTCTCGTCGTGTTAATTATGGTACTGGGCGGATGGCTGGCATGGAGAAACAGTCCCGAAGTTACTGAGCAAAACCTAAACCTTCGAAATCTCGCTCACGACAAACAGACGCTGGCAGCAAAACTACCACTGGACACCCCCGAAGCCCTTCGAATCTACAGGGAGAGCGCGCTAGATTGGATAGATCACTACCGCACGCGAGCCACTCGAAGCCGCCGCATAAATAATCTCTTTCAGGGAATTATTATTGTCGCTTCCGCAGTGGCTTCAACAGCTACGGCCATCACCGGAGAATTTCCTCCCATGCGATGGGCGGCTACAGTTCTGAGCGCCACTGTCACAGTTTCAGCAGGGCTTACCGCCTACTTTAAGTTCCGCGAGCGCGGCCATGGTCTTCAGACAACAGCCGACGAACTTGAAAAGCACTACACAGCTGCACAATTCAAGCTAGACGATTTCGCAAACGACAAAGACGAGCAAGCGCGACTGGAGCGTTTCGCAAGATATGCAGAGCGTTTGAAGGAAGAGCAGCGTAAACGCGAATTGCAGCTAGAACAATCCCCGGAAAGATCCGGAGACCGCAACTGA